The following are encoded together in the Dickeya lacustris genome:
- the ybfF gene encoding esterase → MKLNYRWQNAQQPQHQLPIVLIHGLFGNLDNLGVLARNLQKHHDILQIDLRNHGLSPRSPEMNYAVMAQDVQELIEELGLQRVILVGHSMGGKVSMALSASLGERIACIVAIDIAPVDYQVRRHDNVFAALRAVSDAGITQRAEAADAMRRHLADDEGVIQFLLKSFQQGEWRFNVPVLWDQYMHIVGWEEITPWPGPILFIRGSLSPYLDDEHRQALLRQFPNAKAHVVSGAGHWVHAEKPDAVLRAIHRFLDTH, encoded by the coding sequence ATGAAATTGAATTATCGCTGGCAAAATGCACAACAGCCGCAGCATCAATTACCAATTGTCCTCATTCACGGCCTGTTTGGTAATCTGGATAATCTTGGCGTACTGGCGCGCAATCTGCAAAAACATCATGATATCTTGCAGATAGACTTACGAAATCACGGCCTCTCGCCCCGTTCGCCAGAGATGAATTACGCCGTTATGGCGCAGGATGTACAAGAGCTTATCGAAGAATTAGGGTTACAACGCGTCATTCTTGTCGGTCATTCGATGGGCGGGAAAGTGTCTATGGCCCTTAGCGCATCGCTCGGCGAGCGCATTGCATGTATTGTGGCCATTGATATCGCGCCAGTTGACTATCAGGTTCGCCGCCACGATAACGTCTTTGCCGCCCTCCGCGCCGTCAGCGATGCCGGTATAACACAACGCGCCGAAGCCGCTGATGCCATGCGCCGCCATCTGGCGGACGACGAGGGCGTAATACAGTTTCTGCTGAAATCTTTTCAACAAGGCGAGTGGCGTTTTAACGTCCCCGTATTGTGGGATCAATACATGCATATTGTTGGCTGGGAAGAGATTACGCCCTGGCCCGGCCCTATTCTCTTTATTCGCGGCAGCCTCTCACCTTACCTTGACGATGAACATCGCCAGGCGCTATTGCGTCAATTCCCCAATGCCAAAGCACATGTGGTTAGCGGCGCTGGCCACTGGGTACACGCAGAAAAACCCGACGCCGTTCTGCGCGCGATTCACCGCTTTCTTGACACGCACTAA
- the seqA gene encoding replication initiation negative regulator SeqA, translating into MKTIEVDDELYRYIASHTQHIGESASDILRRMLKFGSVPPVAEAAVPASQSAEPVTVQPARDRVRTMRELLLSDEYAEQSRAVNRFMMVLSELYRLSPETFAAATESLHGRTRVYFATDEQTLLLHGAQTKPRPIEGTPYWVITNTNTGRKRSMVEYIMLAMQFPPELTEKVCGTI; encoded by the coding sequence ATGAAAACTATTGAGGTAGACGACGAGCTTTACCGTTATATCGCCAGCCACACTCAACATATTGGCGAAAGTGCATCGGATATTTTACGGCGTATGCTGAAATTTGGCAGTGTGCCCCCCGTCGCTGAGGCCGCTGTGCCTGCATCGCAAAGTGCCGAACCCGTCACCGTACAGCCCGCCCGCGATCGGGTGAGAACCATGCGTGAGTTACTGCTATCGGATGAGTACGCCGAGCAGAGCCGGGCGGTCAATCGTTTTATGATGGTATTGTCTGAACTTTATCGTCTGTCACCCGAGACATTCGCTGCTGCCACCGAGTCGCTGCATGGCCGTACACGGGTTTATTTCGCGACCGATGAGCAAACATTACTGCTGCACGGTGCTCAAACCAAACCCCGCCCGATAGAGGGCACACCCTATTGGGTTATCACCAATACCAATACTGGTCGTAAACGCAGCATGGTTGAGTACATCATGCTGGCAATGCAGTTCCCGCCGGAACTGACTGAGAAAGTTTGCGGCACTATTTAA
- the pgm gene encoding phosphoglucomutase (alpha-D-glucose-1,6-bisphosphate-dependent) → MANHPRAGQPTRQSDLINVAQLTSQYYVLRPDVTNPAHSVKFGTSGHRGSAARHSFNEAHILAIAQAIAEERSRQGITGPCYVGKDTHALSEPAFISVLEVLTANGVDVIIQQDNGFTPTPAVSNAILVHNRQGGALADGIVITPSHNPPEDGGIKYNPPNGGPADTNLTSVIEKRANALLADNLRDVKRQSLDNARQSGHLHERDLVEPYVAALGDVVDMAAIQRAGLKLGVDPLGGSGIAYWQRIAEYYKLDLTLVNDAVDQTFRFMTLDHDGVIRMDCSSVSAMAGLLALRDKFDLAFANDPDYDRHGIVTPAGLMNPNHYLAVAINYLFRHRLQWSESVAVGKTLVSSAMIDRVVADLGRKLVEVPVGFKWFVDGLFDGTLGFGGEESAGASFLRFDGTPWSTDKDGIILCLLAAEITAVTGKNPQQHYDALAERFGAPSYNRIQASASHAQKAALSKLSPEQVSASMLAGDPITARLTAAPGNGASIGGLKVMTDNGWFAARPSGTEEAYKIYCESFLGAEHREKIEQEAVEIVSAVLSSAQ, encoded by the coding sequence ATGGCCAACCACCCGAGAGCCGGACAACCAACCCGGCAAAGCGACCTGATTAATGTCGCACAGTTGACATCGCAATATTATGTGCTGCGCCCGGATGTTACCAACCCGGCTCACAGCGTGAAGTTCGGCACATCCGGTCATCGCGGCAGCGCTGCCCGCCACAGTTTTAACGAGGCGCACATTTTGGCTATTGCTCAGGCGATTGCCGAAGAACGCAGCCGCCAGGGGATTACCGGCCCGTGCTATGTCGGTAAAGACACCCATGCGCTGTCTGAACCGGCGTTTATCTCTGTGCTGGAAGTGCTGACAGCGAACGGTGTGGACGTCATTATTCAGCAAGACAACGGATTTACCCCGACGCCAGCCGTCTCTAATGCGATTTTGGTACACAACCGTCAGGGCGGCGCGCTGGCCGATGGCATTGTGATTACGCCCTCGCATAATCCGCCGGAAGATGGCGGCATCAAATATAACCCGCCTAACGGTGGCCCGGCCGATACCAACCTCACCAGTGTGATTGAAAAACGCGCTAATGCGCTGCTGGCCGATAACCTGCGTGACGTGAAACGTCAGTCGCTGGATAACGCGCGCCAAAGCGGGCATTTGCATGAGCGTGATCTGGTTGAGCCGTATGTGGCGGCGCTGGGTGATGTGGTGGATATGGCGGCGATCCAGCGTGCGGGTCTGAAGCTTGGCGTTGACCCGCTTGGCGGTTCGGGCATTGCTTACTGGCAGCGTATTGCCGAGTATTACAAGCTGGATCTGACCTTGGTCAATGATGCTGTTGACCAAACATTCCGCTTTATGACGCTGGATCACGATGGCGTTATCCGTATGGATTGTTCATCGGTTTCCGCCATGGCCGGGTTACTGGCGCTGCGTGATAAGTTCGATTTGGCGTTTGCCAATGACCCGGATTATGACCGCCACGGGATTGTAACCCCGGCAGGGCTGATGAACCCCAACCACTATCTGGCGGTGGCGATTAACTACCTGTTCCGTCATCGTCTGCAGTGGAGCGAGTCGGTTGCGGTGGGTAAAACGCTGGTGTCCAGTGCGATGATTGACCGCGTGGTCGCCGATCTTGGCCGCAAACTGGTAGAAGTGCCGGTTGGCTTTAAGTGGTTTGTCGATGGGCTGTTTGATGGCACGCTGGGCTTTGGCGGCGAAGAGAGCGCCGGGGCTTCATTCCTGCGTTTTGACGGCACGCCGTGGTCAACCGATAAAGACGGTATCATCCTGTGTCTGCTGGCGGCGGAAATCACCGCTGTGACCGGTAAAAACCCGCAGCAGCACTATGATGCACTGGCCGAACGCTTTGGCGCGCCAAGCTATAACCGTATACAGGCGTCAGCCAGCCATGCGCAAAAAGCGGCGCTGTCGAAACTCTCGCCTGAGCAGGTGTCCGCCAGTATGCTGGCAGGCGACCCGATAACCGCTCGTCTGACCGCCGCTCCCGGTAACGGCGCATCGATTGGCGGCCTGAAAGTGATGACCGATAACGGCTGGTTTGCCGCGCGTCCTTCCGGCACCGAGGAAGCCTACAAGATTTATTGCGAAAGTTTCCTGGGCGCGGAACACCGTGAGAAAATCGAACAGGAAGCGGTGGAAATTGTCAGCGCGGTATTAAGCAGCGCACAGTAA
- a CDS encoding EamA family transporter has protein sequence MSSWLLYALLSALCAALVALFGKLGLQQLDANTATAIRAVIMALFLVGVVVVQGKSSLFGTVLANHKAMLFILLSGVAGALSWLFYFMALKSGSVAQVAPIDKLSVVFAVILAVLLLGEKISWLAGIGVALISAGALLVALG, from the coding sequence ATGAGTAGCTGGTTGCTTTACGCCTTACTGTCCGCGTTATGTGCCGCATTAGTGGCACTGTTCGGCAAACTGGGTTTGCAACAACTTGATGCCAACACCGCCACCGCTATCCGCGCGGTGATTATGGCGCTGTTTCTGGTTGGCGTTGTGGTCGTACAAGGCAAGTCATCGCTGTTTGGCACGGTGCTCGCCAACCATAAGGCGATGCTGTTTATTCTTCTCAGCGGTGTTGCTGGCGCGCTATCGTGGTTGTTTTACTTTATGGCGTTAAAAAGCGGCAGCGTGGCGCAAGTCGCGCCTATCGACAAACTGAGTGTGGTATTCGCTGTCATTCTGGCGGTGCTGTTGCTGGGGGAAAAGATATCGTGGCTGGCGGGCATCGGCGTGGCACTTATCTCGGCCGGTGCGCTGTTGGTGGCGTTAGGGTAG
- the kdpE gene encoding two-component system response regulator KdpE has translation MQPTILIVEDEKEIRRFVRQALEAEGFRVFDAETLQRGLIEAATRKPDLIILDLGLPDGDGLDYIRDLRQWSAIPVLVLSARADEQDKIDALDAGADDYLTKPFGIGELLARVRVALRRFSTPTQETPLVSFSAVTVDLINRQVTRNQQALHLTPIEFRLLTTLLANPGKVLTQRQLLNQVWGPNAVEHSHYLRIYMGHLRQKLEDDPARPRHFLTETAIGYRFMP, from the coding sequence TTGCAGCCCACTATTTTGATTGTCGAAGATGAAAAAGAGATCCGGCGTTTTGTGCGTCAAGCGCTGGAGGCCGAAGGCTTTCGCGTCTTCGATGCCGAGACGCTACAGCGTGGCCTGATCGAAGCCGCGACCCGCAAACCTGACCTGATCATTCTCGATCTCGGCCTGCCTGATGGCGATGGGCTCGACTATATTCGCGATCTGCGCCAGTGGAGCGCAATCCCGGTGCTTGTGCTCTCCGCCCGCGCAGATGAACAAGACAAGATAGACGCGCTGGATGCCGGAGCCGATGACTACCTCACCAAGCCATTTGGTATTGGCGAGTTACTGGCTCGGGTACGGGTGGCGCTGCGCCGCTTTAGCACACCGACGCAAGAAACCCCGTTAGTAAGCTTCTCCGCTGTTACGGTTGATTTGATAAACCGCCAGGTAACGCGCAATCAGCAAGCATTGCACCTAACGCCAATAGAATTCCGGCTGCTCACCACGTTGCTGGCCAACCCCGGCAAGGTACTCACCCAGCGCCAGTTACTCAATCAGGTCTGGGGGCCAAACGCCGTCGAGCATAGCCATTACCTGCGCATTTACATGGGCCACCTGCGCCAGAAACTCGAAGATGACCCCGCACGCCCACGCCACTTTCTCACGGAAACCGCTATTGGCTACCGGTTTATGCCCTAA
- the kdpD gene encoding two-component system sensor histidine kinase KdpD: protein MTDPEHQRPNPDDLLNQIEQQPRGKLKIFFGACAGVGKTYAMLQEAQRLKAQGLDVLVGVVETHGRSETAARLDGLPCLALKKISHYGRHHHEFDLDAALARCPALILIDELAHSNVRGSRHPKRWQDVQELLDAGIDVFTTVNVQHLESLNDIVGGITGIRVRETVPDPIFDDASEVVLVDLPPDDLRQRLHEGKVYLPVQAERAIENFFRKGNLLALRELALRRMADRVDDQMRAMRAGQGRERVWHTRDAILLCIGRGRGNEKLVRTAARLAARLGSVWHAVYVETPRLHRLPEAERRAILRALKLAQDLGAETATLSDPSVERAVLRYAREHNLGKIVIGRHAEQRFGGWYRTRFSEKLGKLGPDLDLVIVSVQDDNLPLAAKTAETRNLSDSRSLIDKWRRQFYGCGVAIVLCALVTLLALWSPFSMLEPVNLVMLYLLAVVIIALFYGRWPSVLSAVINVASFDLFFVVPKGTFAVADAQYLVTFAVMLIIGILVGNLTAGVRYQARVARYREQRVRHLYEMSRALNRSLTVQDIANASHHFLHTTFQAKIAMLLADPVGSPTATLQHTTQEQPDSLTVDNAIARWSYDHAAPAGAGTTTLPGVPYQILPLATPQQTFGVIAIEPNNARQLMIPEQQRLLETFTVLIANALERLHLVQSTENARLDAEREQLRNSLLAALSHDLRTPLTVLFGQAEILTLNLAAEGSPYAPQASQIRQHILSTTRLVNNLLDMARIQSDGFNLRKEWQTLEELTGSALRQLENSLVNHTIDLQLPTEMVLVQCDASLIERVLINLLENAVKYAGDHATLTLYAAPVLSVSGSDMLEVQVRDNGPGIPAGQEKVIFDKFARGHKESSIPGVGLGLAICRAIVEIHGGRIWASNADEGGAVFHFTLPLLPAPVLAPEEME, encoded by the coding sequence ATGACTGACCCGGAACACCAGCGCCCTAACCCCGATGACCTGCTCAATCAAATTGAGCAACAGCCGCGCGGCAAACTGAAAATTTTCTTTGGCGCCTGTGCTGGCGTAGGCAAAACCTACGCGATGCTACAAGAAGCGCAGCGCCTCAAGGCGCAAGGGCTGGATGTGCTGGTCGGCGTGGTAGAAACGCACGGACGCAGCGAAACTGCGGCCCGGCTTGATGGCCTGCCCTGTCTGGCGCTGAAAAAAATCAGTCATTACGGTCGCCATCATCATGAGTTTGATTTGGATGCTGCGCTGGCGCGCTGCCCGGCGCTGATTTTGATCGATGAGCTGGCGCACAGTAATGTTCGCGGCTCCCGCCATCCCAAACGCTGGCAAGACGTGCAGGAACTGCTGGATGCGGGCATTGATGTCTTTACCACCGTCAACGTCCAGCATCTGGAAAGCCTGAATGATATCGTCGGTGGCATCACCGGTATTCGGGTACGGGAAACCGTGCCCGATCCGATTTTTGATGATGCCAGCGAAGTGGTGCTGGTGGATTTGCCGCCAGACGACCTGCGCCAGCGGCTTCACGAAGGTAAAGTCTACCTGCCGGTGCAAGCCGAGCGGGCCATTGAGAATTTTTTCCGCAAAGGCAATTTACTGGCGCTGCGTGAACTGGCGCTGCGGCGCATGGCTGACCGCGTTGATGACCAAATGCGCGCGATGCGCGCCGGTCAGGGCCGTGAGCGGGTCTGGCATACGCGCGATGCGATTTTGCTCTGTATTGGCCGGGGGCGAGGCAATGAAAAACTGGTGCGAACGGCGGCACGACTGGCCGCGCGCCTTGGCAGCGTCTGGCATGCGGTCTATGTGGAAACGCCGCGCCTGCACCGTTTACCAGAAGCAGAGCGGCGCGCCATTTTGCGCGCCCTGAAGCTGGCGCAGGATTTGGGTGCGGAAACCGCCACCTTGTCAGACCCGTCAGTCGAGCGGGCCGTGTTGCGCTACGCCCGCGAGCATAATCTGGGCAAAATCGTCATTGGTCGCCATGCCGAGCAACGCTTTGGCGGCTGGTATCGCACTCGTTTTTCGGAAAAACTCGGTAAACTCGGCCCGGATCTCGATTTGGTTATCGTCTCGGTACAAGACGATAACCTGCCGCTCGCCGCCAAAACCGCCGAAACGCGTAACCTGAGCGATAGCCGCAGCCTGATAGACAAATGGCGACGCCAGTTCTACGGCTGTGGCGTTGCCATCGTTTTATGCGCGCTGGTGACGCTGCTGGCGCTCTGGTCGCCCTTTTCGATGCTAGAGCCGGTCAATCTGGTCATGCTCTATCTGCTGGCCGTGGTGATCATCGCGCTGTTTTATGGCCGCTGGCCATCGGTGCTCTCTGCCGTCATCAACGTCGCCAGTTTCGACTTGTTTTTTGTGGTGCCCAAAGGCACCTTCGCCGTCGCTGATGCGCAATATCTGGTGACGTTTGCCGTCATGCTAATCATCGGCATACTGGTCGGCAACCTGACGGCCGGTGTGCGCTATCAGGCGCGTGTCGCCCGTTACCGCGAACAACGGGTGCGTCATCTCTATGAGATGTCGCGGGCGCTGAACCGCAGCCTGACGGTGCAGGATATCGCTAACGCCAGCCACCATTTTTTGCACACCACGTTTCAGGCCAAAATCGCTATGTTGCTGGCTGACCCGGTTGGCAGCCCAACGGCAACCCTCCAGCACACGACGCAAGAACAACCGGACAGCCTGACGGTTGATAACGCCATCGCCCGCTGGAGCTATGACCATGCCGCGCCCGCTGGCGCTGGCACCACTACGCTGCCGGGTGTGCCGTATCAGATTTTGCCGCTGGCGACACCGCAACAAACCTTCGGGGTCATCGCCATAGAGCCCAATAATGCGCGCCAGTTGATGATCCCCGAGCAGCAACGCCTGCTGGAAACCTTTACCGTACTGATAGCCAATGCGCTAGAGCGCTTACATCTGGTGCAGAGTACCGAAAATGCCAGGCTGGATGCCGAGCGTGAGCAACTGCGCAATTCGCTGCTGGCGGCATTGTCACACGATCTGCGTACCCCGCTGACCGTGCTGTTCGGCCAGGCAGAAATTCTCACCCTTAATCTGGCGGCTGAAGGGTCGCCTTATGCGCCGCAGGCCAGCCAGATTCGCCAGCATATTCTCAGCACCACGCGGCTGGTGAACAATTTGCTGGATATGGCGCGCATTCAATCTGACGGTTTTAACCTGCGTAAGGAGTGGCAAACACTGGAAGAATTAACCGGTAGCGCGCTGCGGCAGTTGGAAAATTCGCTGGTCAACCATACTATTGACCTACAACTGCCGACAGAGATGGTGCTGGTGCAGTGCGATGCCAGCCTGATTGAACGGGTGCTGATTAACCTGCTGGAGAACGCCGTTAAATACGCAGGCGACCACGCCACGCTAACCCTTTACGCCGCCCCCGTCCTGTCAGTCAGCGGCAGCGACATGCTGGAAGTGCAGGTGCGGGATAACGGCCCCGGCATCCCGGCGGGTCAGGAAAAGGTCATTTTTGATAAATTTGCCCGTGGGCATAAAGAATCTTCCATTCCCGGCGTGGGTCTGGGGTTGGCAATTTGTCGGGCTATCGTGGAAATTCACGGTGGCCGTATTTGGGCAAGCAACGCGGATGAAGGCGGCGCAGTGTTTCACTTTACACTGCCGCTGCTGCCAGCGCCGGTGCTCGCCCCTGAAGAGATGGAGTGA